A section of the Primulina eburnea isolate SZY01 chromosome 1, ASM2296580v1, whole genome shotgun sequence genome encodes:
- the LOC140806779 gene encoding uncharacterized protein — MGNLDYQRALPPSMSRIDNVFHVSQLRKYVSYPSSILEVELLLIKGNVNEEMKYEEVPIRVMNIKYKVLRYRTIPYVKIKWSNHMEREATWEFEERMRTRHPQLFNI; from the coding sequence ATGGGAAACCTAGATTATCAGCGGGCTTTACCACCAAGCATGTCAAGGATTGACAACGTCTTCCACGTGTCACAGCTAAGGAAGTATGTCTCATATCCAAGTAGCATTCTTGAAGTTGAACTGTTACTAATCAAAGGAAATGTGAACGAGGAAATGAAATATGAAGAAGTTCCTATTCGAGTAATGAACATCAAATACAAAGTGCTGAGATACCGAACAATTCCTTATGTCAAGATAAAATGGTCAAATCATATGGAacgagaagcaacttgggaatttGAAGAACGAATGCGCACTCGGCACCCTCAACTCTTTAATATTTAG